The genomic region TCAGGCCGAGCACCCGGTCACCGAGAAATTCGAGCCGCTGGTAGTTGCCCGCGGCCTGGCTGCCATGGGTCAGCGCCCGCTGGAAGGCGGGAAGGTCTTTGGCGGGGCGGCCGAAGGTCTTCGTGACCCAGCCGCCCAGGTCGGGGACGCTCAGAAGCCTTCTCCGATGCGGCTCCACCGCGCCGCAGTGAACCAGGTCCAGGGCAGCAGCCAATTGGCGCCGCCATCGGTCGACCAGAAGTTCACGACCGCCTTGCCCTCGATATTCTCGATCGGCACGAAGCCGATGCCCGAGCCATAGGGCGGCTGCTGGAAGCGGCTGTCGGTGGAATTGTCGCGGTTGTCGCCCATCAGGAACACATGGCCGGCGGGGACGGTGTACACCTGGGTGTTGTCCTGCGGCAGATTGTCCTGGTCGAGCACGTTATACTGCTTGCCGTTGGGCAGCGTCTCGCGGAACTGCGGGATGCGGCAGATTGGCGCACCCTTGGCGTCCGCAGTCTGGAACTGCGTCGGGCAATGGGTGAAGTTCGGCGTGATCGGTAGCACGAAGTCTGCGATGCGCTGCTTGGGCACCGGCTTGCCGTTGAGGATCACCTGGCCATTGACCATCTCGATCGTGTCGCCGGGCAGGCCGATGACGCGCTTGATCCAGTCCTCGCCATTATGGTTGGGCGCCTTGAACACCACCACGTCGCCGCGGGCGGGATCGCGCGGCAGGATGCGGCCCGGGATCAGCGGCAGGCTCCACGGCAGCGAGTGCTTGGAATAGCCATAGTTCCACTTGGTGATGAACAGATAGTCGCCGATCAGCAGCCGCGGCAGCATCGACTCGCTCGGAATGCTGAACGGCGAGAAGACGAAGCTGCGCACCACGAACACGATCAGCGCCAGCTTGAGCAGGAAGGTGGCGAGATCCCGCCACTCCGACTTCGGCTTTTCCGGCTTTGCTGCAGGCGCTTGAACGGTTTCGGGGCGCGCGGCGACGGGTTCGGTGGAGGCGGGCGTTTCCATGGGCACTGCTCTGCTAGGGCGCGGCGGGGAGGTCAAGCGGCGGAATGAGGCTGGAATGGGCCGGTGCGGGACGATAGGGGAGCCCTGCCACCAAGGAGATGAACATGGCCTTGCCCGACTGGACGCCGATCCAAGCCCTTCCCCAGACCACGCTCACCGACCTGTTCGCTGCCGATGCCGATCGGCTGTCGCGGCTGAACGTCGATGTCGCCGGCATCCATTTCGACTGGTCCAAGACCCACCTGACGCCCGAGGCCGTGTCGGCCTTCGCCGCGCTGGCGCAGCAGATGGATTTTACCGCCAAGCGCGACGCGCTGTTCGCGGGTGAGGTGGTCAACGTCACCGAAGGCCGCGCTGCCGAGCACACCGCCGAGCGCTATGAAGGCGCGCCCGAGAGCGTGGCCCGCGCCCGCAGCCAGCACGCGCGGATGCGCGCGCTGATCGATGCGATCGAGGCCGAGGCACTGGGGCCGATCCGCCACATTCTCCATATCGGCATCGGCGGCTCCGCGCTGGGGCCGGATCTGCTGGTGAGCGCGCTGGGTCGCGACATGGACCGCTATGACGTGGCGATCGTCTCCAATGTCGACGGCGTGGCGCTGGAAGACGCGATGGACGCGTTCGATCCGCAGGCGACGCTGCTGGTGATCGCCAGCAAGACCTTCACGACGACCGAGACGATGCTCAACGCCCAGAGCGCGCTCGCCTGGATGGCCGAAGGTGGGGTCGAGGATCCTTATGGCCAAGTGGTGGCGCTCACCGCTTCGCCGGACAAGGCCGTGGAATGGGGCGTCGACGAGACACGCGTGCTGCCCTTCTTCGAGAGCGTCGGCGGCCGCTATTCGCTGTGGTCGTCGATCGGCTTCCCGGCGGCGCTGGCGCTGGGCTGGGACGCATTCGAGGAACTGCTGGAAGGCGCGGCTGAGATGGACCGCCATTTCCGGTTGACCGATCTTGCCCAGAATGCCCCGGCGCTCGCGGCATTCGCCGATCTCTATTACAGTCAGGCGCGCGGCTGCGAGACCCGCGCGACCTTCGCCTATGACGAGCGGCTGCGGCTGCTGCCGAGCTATCTTCAGCAGCTGGAGATGGAATCGAACGGCAAGCGCGTCACCGCCGAGGGCGAGGCGGTGACCTACCCGACCGCGGCGATCACCTGGGGCGGTGTCGGCACGGATGCGCAGCACGCCGTGTTCCAGCTGCTCCACCAGGGCACGCATCTGGTGCCGCTCGAATTCGTCGGCGTGATCGAGGCAGGCGATGCGCTGGCCGAGGACCATCACCGCCAGTTGCTGCTCAACATGTTCGCGCAAGGCGCGGCGCTGATGGCCGGCAAGGGGCATGAAGATCCCGCGCGAAGCTATCCGGGAGACCGTCCGTCGTCGACGCTGCTGCTCGACGCCGTCGACCCGCGCACGCTGGGCGCGCTGATCGCCTTCTACGAGCACCGCGTGTTCGTGAACGCGGTGCTGCTCGGCATCAATCCGTTCGACCAGTTCGGCGTCGAGCTGGGCAAGGAAATGGCCAAGGCGGCCGACAAAGGCGGGCTCGACTTCGATCCCTCCACCAACGACCTGATCCAGCGGGCGTTCGGCGCGTGAGCGGCGACGACGAATATGTCTATGACGAGGCGAGCGGGGAGTGGGTCCCCGCCGCCGAGGCCGCGGCCAAGGCCGAAGCGGCGGACGTGGTGGAAGTGCGCGATTCGGTCGGCAACCTGCTGCAGGACGGCGATCAGGTCACGCTGATCAAGGACCTGACCGTCAAGGGCGCGGGCCAGACGCTCAAGCGCGGCACGCTGATCAAGTCGATCCGTCTCACGGGCGACGCGCAGGAAATCGACTGCAAGTTCGACGGCATCAAGGGCCTCGTCCTGCGCGCCGAGTTCGTCCGCAAGCGGTGAGCGGCATGCGGCGCCCTTGTTTTCGGGCGTCGCACCCTATCTTCCCCTCGACCCCTTCTTCCGGCCGTTCGTGCCGGCGCATCACCGGAGTGACCCATGTCCGACTATGACTTCGACCTGTTCGTGATCGGCGCGGGCTCCGGCGGTACGCGCGCCTCGCGCATGTCGGCGGCGTACGGCGCCAAGGTTGCGGTGGCGGAGGAGTATCGCGTCGGCGGCACCTGCGTGATTCGCGGCTGCGTGCCCAAGAAGCTCCTGATCTTCGGCGCGCATTTCGCCGAAGACCTGAAGGACGCGCGCCGCTTCGGCTGGGACGTGCCCGACTGCCATTTCCACTGGCCGACGCTCCGTGACAATGTGCTGGCGGACGTCGATCGGCTCAACGGCCTCTACACCCAGGGGCTGGAGAATAACGGCGTCGAGATCTTCCACGAGCGTGCCGTCATCACCGGCCCGAACGAAGTCACGCTGGCAAGCGGCAAGGTAGTCTCTGCCAAGACGATCCTGATCGCCACCGGCGCGCATCCGCATGTCCCGAGCTTCCCCGGCAGCGAGCATGGCATCACCTCGAACGAGGTCTTCCATCTGGAGGCACTGCCCAAGCGCGTGCTGATCGCCGGCGGCGGCTATATTGCCAACGAATTCGCCGGCATCTTCAACGAGTTCGGATCGAAGGTGACGCTGGTCAATCGCTCCGACGTGATCCTGCGCGGCTATGATGCACAGGTCCGCGACCGGCTGCTCCAGATCTCGATGACCAAGGGCATCGAGTTCCGTTTCTTCGCCGAATTCGAGAAGATCGAGAAGCAGGCCGATGGCAGCCTGCTGGTCTCGACGAGCGGGCATGATCCGATCGAAGTCGATTGCGTGCTGTTCGCGACGGGTCGCGTGCCCAACACCAAGGGGCTGGGCCTCGAGACCGTCGGCGTCGAACTCAACGAGCGCGGCGCGGTCAAGGTCGATGCCGACAACCGCAGCACCGTCGGCAGCATCTATGCGGTGGGCGACGTAACCGATCGCGTGCAGCTGACGCCCGTGGCGATCCGAGAGGGCCAGGCCTTTGCCGACACGCTGTTCGGCGGCAAGCCGCACCAGGTGGATTACCACTGCATCCCGAGCGCGGTGTTCAGCCACCCGCCGATCGCGTCGGTGGGCATGACCGAGGGCGAGGCGCGCAACCAGCTCGGCTCGGTCAAGGTCTACACCTCGGACTTCCGCGCGATGAAGAACGTCCTCGCCGGGCGGCACGAGCGGTCGCTCTACAAGATGATCTGCGACGGCGTGACCGGCAAGGTGGTGGGCCTGCACATGATCGGCCCGGACGCGCCGGAAATCCTGCAGGCCGCCGCAGTGGCGGTGAAAGCGGGGCTCACCAAGGACGCGTTCGACGCAACCGTCGCGCTGCACCCGACCATGGCCGAGGAACTGGTGCTGCTGAAGTAAGGGCGGGGCGCCTCTCCCTGAGGGGAGGCGCATCCCTCAGACCTCGTGGCG from Sphingomonas sp. harbors:
- the lepB gene encoding signal peptidase I — encoded protein: METPASTEPVAARPETVQAPAAKPEKPKSEWRDLATFLLKLALIVFVVRSFVFSPFSIPSESMLPRLLIGDYLFITKWNYGYSKHSLPWSLPLIPGRILPRDPARGDVVVFKAPNHNGEDWIKRVIGLPGDTIEMVNGQVILNGKPVPKQRIADFVLPITPNFTHCPTQFQTADAKGAPICRIPQFRETLPNGKQYNVLDQDNLPQDNTQVYTVPAGHVFLMGDNRDNSTDSRFQQPPYGSGIGFVPIENIEGKAVVNFWSTDGGANWLLPWTWFTAARWSRIGEGF
- the pgi gene encoding glucose-6-phosphate isomerase → MALPDWTPIQALPQTTLTDLFAADADRLSRLNVDVAGIHFDWSKTHLTPEAVSAFAALAQQMDFTAKRDALFAGEVVNVTEGRAAEHTAERYEGAPESVARARSQHARMRALIDAIEAEALGPIRHILHIGIGGSALGPDLLVSALGRDMDRYDVAIVSNVDGVALEDAMDAFDPQATLLVIASKTFTTTETMLNAQSALAWMAEGGVEDPYGQVVALTASPDKAVEWGVDETRVLPFFESVGGRYSLWSSIGFPAALALGWDAFEELLEGAAEMDRHFRLTDLAQNAPALAAFADLYYSQARGCETRATFAYDERLRLLPSYLQQLEMESNGKRVTAEGEAVTYPTAAITWGGVGTDAQHAVFQLLHQGTHLVPLEFVGVIEAGDALAEDHHRQLLLNMFAQGAALMAGKGHEDPARSYPGDRPSSTLLLDAVDPRTLGALIAFYEHRVFVNAVLLGINPFDQFGVELGKEMAKAADKGGLDFDPSTNDLIQRAFGA
- a CDS encoding alkylphosphonate utilization protein, which produces MSGDDEYVYDEASGEWVPAAEAAAKAEAADVVEVRDSVGNLLQDGDQVTLIKDLTVKGAGQTLKRGTLIKSIRLTGDAQEIDCKFDGIKGLVLRAEFVRKR
- the gorA gene encoding glutathione-disulfide reductase; the encoded protein is MSDYDFDLFVIGAGSGGTRASRMSAAYGAKVAVAEEYRVGGTCVIRGCVPKKLLIFGAHFAEDLKDARRFGWDVPDCHFHWPTLRDNVLADVDRLNGLYTQGLENNGVEIFHERAVITGPNEVTLASGKVVSAKTILIATGAHPHVPSFPGSEHGITSNEVFHLEALPKRVLIAGGGYIANEFAGIFNEFGSKVTLVNRSDVILRGYDAQVRDRLLQISMTKGIEFRFFAEFEKIEKQADGSLLVSTSGHDPIEVDCVLFATGRVPNTKGLGLETVGVELNERGAVKVDADNRSTVGSIYAVGDVTDRVQLTPVAIREGQAFADTLFGGKPHQVDYHCIPSAVFSHPPIASVGMTEGEARNQLGSVKVYTSDFRAMKNVLAGRHERSLYKMICDGVTGKVVGLHMIGPDAPEILQAAAVAVKAGLTKDAFDATVALHPTMAEELVLLK